Proteins co-encoded in one Dokdonella sp. genomic window:
- the galU gene encoding UTP--glucose-1-phosphate uridylyltransferase GalU: protein MSQARLRKVVFPVAGLGTRFLPATKVVAKEMLPVLDRPLIQYAVDEAVDAGADTLVFVTNRYKHAIADYFDKAYELESKLAQSGKDELLALVQGTLPKHVRCVFVTQPEALGLGHAVLCAKPVVGNEPFGVILADDLIWNGAPGNGRPGALRQMAAVAERENAGVLAVEEVPHEQTNKYGIVDAEPISERAARVRLVVEKPKPEDAPSNLAIVGRYVLPGRIFQLLENTRPGAGGEIQLTDAIESLLHESSVLAYRFEGTRFDCGNKLGLVRATIAMALEDPALAAATREYIREWGMGNRE from the coding sequence ATGAGCCAGGCTCGCCTGCGCAAGGTTGTGTTTCCCGTTGCCGGACTCGGCACACGCTTTCTGCCTGCAACCAAGGTTGTCGCAAAGGAAATGTTGCCCGTGCTCGACCGACCGCTGATCCAATACGCGGTCGATGAAGCCGTCGATGCCGGCGCCGACACCCTGGTGTTCGTCACCAATCGCTACAAGCACGCGATCGCCGATTATTTCGACAAGGCCTACGAACTCGAATCGAAGCTTGCGCAATCCGGCAAGGATGAACTCCTGGCCCTCGTGCAGGGCACGCTGCCGAAGCACGTGCGTTGCGTGTTCGTCACTCAGCCCGAAGCGCTTGGCCTCGGCCATGCCGTGCTGTGCGCCAAACCCGTTGTCGGTAACGAGCCGTTCGGCGTGATTCTCGCCGACGACCTGATCTGGAACGGCGCACCCGGCAACGGCCGCCCCGGTGCGCTGCGCCAGATGGCTGCGGTCGCCGAGCGCGAGAACGCCGGCGTGCTCGCGGTCGAGGAGGTGCCACACGAGCAGACCAACAAGTACGGAATCGTCGATGCGGAACCGATCAGCGAGCGCGCGGCGCGGGTGCGTCTCGTAGTCGAGAAGCCCAAGCCGGAGGACGCACCATCCAACCTCGCCATCGTCGGTCGTTACGTGCTGCCGGGCCGCATCTTCCAGTTGCTCGAAAATACCCGGCCCGGTGCGGGTGGAGAGATCCAGCTCACCGATGCCATCGAATCGCTGCTGCACGAATCGTCGGTTCTCGCCTACCGTTTCGAGGGTACGCGCTTCGACTGCGGCAACAAACTGGGACTGGTTCGCGCAACCATCGCGATGGCCCTTGAGGATCCGGCGCTGGCAGCGGCGACGCGTGAATACATCCGCGAATGGGGAATGGGGAACAGGGAATAG
- a CDS encoding nucleoside-diphosphate sugar epimerase/dehydratase, with product MVWLAWTAVGSLRWSFEAARPDPAWFGPEVVLVLAAQGVVFWITGLYKGLWRFASLPDLWNILRATVLGALAITVTLFLYNRIATVPRTVLIVYPFVLAVLLGVPRLAWRYWKDNRLDFLSRSPMMRVLVLGAGRAGDALVRDLVRENRYRPVGILDDNAQIRGARIHGVPVLGALERLPELARETAAQMLLIAMPSATSAQMQRVVGFCEMTGLPFRTMPRLADVVAGRSLFGELKEVAIEDLLGREPVQLDWTAIRTGLAGKRVLVTGGGGSIGSELCRQVARLGAAALTIIDVSEYNLYRIEQELRVEFPDLLLDPRLGDCGDESGCERAFQCARPQVVFHAAAYKHVPLLQDQLREAFRNNVLGTKVVTEAADRHGVECCVLISTDKAVNPSSIMGACKRAAEIWCQNFAAQSRTRFITVRFGNVLDSAGSVVPLFREQIRKGGPVTVTHPEITRWFMTIPEASQLILQAAVLGRGGEIFALDMGEPVKIAYLAEQMIRLAGKQPERDIAIAYTGLRPGEKLFEELFHPLENYQSTAHAKIFLAQPRSMAWPLLSTLMRQAELAVRDFDEDALRRVIDQLLPEFDPRCDEAATVLPFARPS from the coding sequence ATGGTGTGGCTGGCCTGGACCGCGGTCGGCTCGTTGCGCTGGTCGTTCGAGGCCGCGCGTCCCGATCCGGCCTGGTTCGGACCCGAGGTCGTGCTCGTGCTTGCCGCGCAGGGCGTCGTGTTCTGGATTACCGGCCTGTACAAGGGCTTGTGGCGCTTCGCCAGTCTGCCTGACCTGTGGAACATCCTTCGCGCGACCGTGCTCGGAGCGCTGGCGATCACGGTGACGCTGTTCCTCTACAACCGCATTGCCACGGTTCCGCGCACGGTGCTCATCGTCTACCCGTTCGTGCTCGCCGTCCTGCTCGGCGTGCCGCGCCTGGCCTGGCGTTACTGGAAGGACAATCGCCTCGATTTCCTCTCGCGTTCGCCGATGATGCGCGTGCTCGTGCTCGGTGCCGGACGCGCCGGCGATGCGCTGGTACGCGACCTGGTGCGCGAGAACCGCTACCGTCCGGTCGGCATCCTCGATGACAACGCGCAGATCCGCGGTGCCCGCATCCACGGAGTACCGGTGCTCGGCGCACTTGAGCGCCTGCCCGAACTCGCGCGCGAAACCGCCGCACAGATGCTGCTTATCGCCATGCCGTCGGCGACCAGCGCGCAGATGCAGCGCGTGGTCGGTTTTTGCGAGATGACCGGCCTGCCGTTCCGCACCATGCCACGCCTGGCCGATGTCGTCGCCGGACGTTCGCTGTTTGGTGAACTCAAGGAAGTCGCGATCGAGGACTTGCTCGGCCGCGAACCCGTACAACTCGACTGGACGGCGATCCGTACCGGGCTTGCGGGCAAGCGCGTGCTCGTCACCGGTGGTGGTGGTTCGATCGGTTCGGAGCTGTGTCGCCAGGTAGCACGCCTCGGTGCAGCCGCTTTGACGATCATCGATGTGTCCGAATACAACCTCTACCGCATCGAACAGGAATTGCGCGTTGAGTTCCCGGACTTGCTGCTCGACCCGCGTCTTGGTGACTGCGGCGACGAGTCGGGCTGCGAACGTGCGTTCCAGTGTGCGCGTCCGCAAGTCGTGTTCCATGCCGCCGCCTACAAGCACGTCCCGCTGCTGCAGGATCAGCTGCGCGAGGCGTTCCGCAACAACGTGCTCGGCACCAAGGTCGTCACCGAAGCGGCCGATCGACATGGTGTGGAGTGCTGCGTACTGATCTCGACCGACAAGGCGGTAAATCCGTCCAGCATCATGGGCGCGTGCAAGCGAGCAGCCGAGATCTGGTGCCAGAATTTCGCTGCTCAATCGCGCACGCGCTTCATTACGGTGCGTTTCGGCAATGTGCTTGATTCCGCTGGTTCGGTGGTGCCGTTGTTCCGCGAGCAGATCCGCAAGGGTGGACCGGTGACGGTCACGCACCCGGAGATCACGCGCTGGTTCATGACGATCCCGGAGGCCAGCCAGTTGATCCTGCAGGCTGCCGTACTCGGTCGGGGTGGCGAGATCTTTGCCCTGGACATGGGTGAGCCGGTCAAGATCGCCTATCTCGCCGAACAAATGATCCGTTTGGCCGGCAAACAACCCGAACGCGACATTGCCATCGCATATACCGGCCTGCGCCCCGGCGAGAAGCTGTTCGAGGAACTGTTCCATCCCCTCGAAAACTACCAGTCGACCGCGCACGCGAAGATCTTCCTCGCCCAGCCGCGCAGCATGGCCTGGCCATTGCTGAGCACGCTGATGCGTCAAGCGGAATTGGCGGTGCGTGATTTCGATGAGGACGCACTGCGCCGCGTCATCGACCAATTGTTGCCCGAATTCGACCCTCGCTGCGACGAAGCCGCCACCGTGCTGCCGTTCGCACGTCCTTCCTGA
- a CDS encoding error-prone DNA polymerase has translation MCGESAVGYAELHALGNFSFQRGASSADELFERAAALGYSALAITDECSMAGIVRARMASESSGVPLVVGTEVQLADGPKLILLATCADGYADLCRLITLGRRRSAKGHYHLVRADVQTLGSGVLALWPPQAGEDALDATASWLRQCFDDRVWIAVELHRGGNDAQRLTDLRNLGSRHGLPLVASGDVHMHVRGRRALQDVMTAIRIGCTVAEAGHALFPNGERHLRRLADLEAIYPHDLLAESLRIAERCISFELRNLDYVYPHELVPAGMDASTHLRQLTFKGANERWPDGIPAPVATQIEHELALIRTKKFEHFFLTVADIVHHARKLDPPILCQGRGSSANSAVCYALGITAVRPEDGNLLFERFLSLERDEPPDIDIDFEHDRREEIIQYVFCKYGRERAALAATVIHYRGKSAARDVGRALGLGEDQLDELGAAYSRSNGSVDLAERLRERGFDPANALIRRLVVLVEQLIDFPRHLSQHVGGFVISERPLHALVPVENAAMAQRTIIQWDKNDLEYMRLLKVDCLALGMLSCLRRCFDLVRRHEGRQLELYTIPHDDVPTWRMIQRADTIGVFQIESRAQMSILPRLKPENFHDLVVQIAIVRPGPIQGGMVHPYLRRRSGEEAVDHPLSRDERERGETNPRVKQILARTLGIPIFQEQVMRLVQAIAGFTPGRADALRRAMAAWKRKGGLEPFHDEIRTGMLANGYDEAYFERIFEQIKGFGDYGFPESHSASFAHLAWASAWLKCHHPAAFTCALLNSLPMGFYAPAQLIRDVRQHGVRVLAVDVTASAWDCTLETEAVSNRHAHALRLGFSRISGLARATALRIIAARTQQAFTDVADLVQRACLDARERARLADADALRSLAGHRHQARWEAAGSLRETEVLADTRIHEQHVPMPAPSLRSEVMADYAHTGFSLRRHPLALVRPSLDAHRVLRTRDALGLAHGRHVRCAGIVIVRQRPGTAKGVTFVTIEDETGIANIIVWRALAERQRRILLDTVLLGVEGKLQSSHGVQHIVAERLLNHDALLAGLDPQSRDFH, from the coding sequence ATGTGCGGCGAAAGCGCAGTCGGCTATGCCGAGCTGCACGCACTCGGCAACTTCAGCTTCCAGCGAGGCGCCTCGTCCGCCGACGAACTGTTCGAACGCGCCGCCGCGCTTGGCTATTCGGCGCTTGCCATCACCGATGAATGTTCGATGGCCGGCATCGTGCGTGCACGCATGGCCTCGGAAAGCTCCGGCGTGCCGCTCGTGGTCGGCACCGAAGTGCAACTCGCCGATGGGCCGAAGCTGATCCTGCTCGCCACCTGTGCCGATGGCTATGCCGACCTCTGCCGGCTCATCACGCTCGGCCGGCGACGCAGCGCCAAGGGACATTACCATCTCGTCCGCGCCGATGTGCAGACACTCGGCTCCGGCGTGCTCGCCCTATGGCCGCCACAGGCTGGCGAGGACGCACTCGACGCCACCGCATCCTGGCTGCGCCAGTGCTTCGACGATCGCGTCTGGATCGCGGTCGAACTGCATCGTGGCGGCAACGACGCGCAACGGCTCACCGACCTGCGCAACCTCGGCTCACGCCACGGCCTGCCGCTGGTCGCCAGCGGAGACGTGCACATGCACGTGCGCGGGCGGCGCGCGCTGCAGGACGTAATGACCGCCATCCGCATCGGCTGCACGGTCGCCGAAGCCGGCCATGCCTTGTTCCCCAATGGCGAACGCCACCTGCGTAGACTGGCCGACCTCGAAGCGATCTACCCGCACGACCTGCTTGCCGAAAGCCTGCGCATTGCCGAACGTTGCATCTCGTTCGAGCTGCGCAACCTCGACTATGTCTATCCGCATGAACTCGTTCCGGCAGGCATGGACGCCTCCACCCATCTGCGCCAGCTGACCTTCAAGGGTGCGAACGAACGCTGGCCCGATGGCATCCCCGCGCCTGTCGCCACCCAGATCGAACACGAGCTCGCGCTGATCCGCACGAAGAAATTCGAGCATTTCTTCCTCACCGTCGCCGACATCGTGCACCACGCGCGCAAACTCGATCCGCCGATCCTCTGCCAAGGCCGTGGTTCATCGGCGAACTCGGCGGTCTGCTACGCACTAGGCATCACCGCGGTCCGACCGGAGGACGGCAACCTGCTGTTCGAACGATTCCTCTCGCTCGAGCGCGACGAACCACCGGACATCGACATCGACTTCGAGCACGACCGCCGCGAGGAAATCATCCAGTACGTATTCTGCAAGTACGGGCGTGAACGCGCGGCGCTCGCCGCCACGGTGATCCACTATCGCGGCAAGAGCGCAGCGCGCGACGTCGGTCGTGCGCTCGGCCTGGGCGAAGACCAGCTCGATGAGCTGGGTGCGGCGTACTCCCGTTCGAACGGCTCCGTCGATCTGGCCGAACGCCTGCGCGAGCGCGGCTTTGACCCCGCCAACGCGCTGATTCGCCGCCTCGTCGTGCTCGTCGAGCAGCTCATCGACTTTCCGCGCCACCTCTCGCAGCACGTCGGTGGCTTCGTCATCTCCGAACGTCCGTTGCATGCACTGGTACCGGTCGAGAACGCAGCGATGGCACAGCGCACGATCATCCAGTGGGACAAGAACGACCTTGAGTACATGCGCCTGCTCAAGGTCGACTGCCTCGCCCTCGGCATGCTGAGCTGCCTGCGCCGCTGTTTCGATCTCGTGCGCCGACACGAAGGCCGCCAGCTCGAGCTGTACACGATCCCGCACGACGATGTGCCAACCTGGCGGATGATCCAACGTGCCGACACGATCGGCGTGTTCCAGATCGAGTCACGCGCGCAGATGTCGATACTGCCGCGCCTGAAGCCGGAGAACTTCCACGACCTCGTCGTCCAGATCGCAATCGTGCGTCCCGGTCCGATCCAGGGCGGTATGGTGCATCCCTATCTGCGTCGACGTAGCGGCGAGGAAGCGGTCGATCATCCGTTGTCACGCGACGAACGCGAGCGCGGCGAAACGAACCCTCGCGTCAAGCAGATACTGGCGCGCACGCTCGGCATTCCGATCTTCCAGGAGCAGGTCATGAGGCTCGTGCAGGCCATTGCCGGCTTCACGCCGGGGCGCGCCGACGCGCTGCGCCGGGCGATGGCTGCGTGGAAACGCAAGGGTGGCCTTGAACCGTTCCACGACGAGATCCGCACCGGCATGCTCGCCAATGGCTACGACGAAGCGTATTTCGAGCGCATCTTCGAACAGATCAAGGGCTTCGGCGACTACGGTTTCCCTGAATCGCATTCGGCCAGCTTCGCCCACCTCGCCTGGGCCTCGGCCTGGCTCAAGTGCCACCATCCGGCGGCATTCACCTGCGCCCTGCTCAACTCGCTGCCGATGGGCTTCTACGCACCGGCGCAACTCATCAGGGACGTCCGGCAACATGGCGTGCGCGTGCTGGCAGTCGACGTGACGGCCAGCGCGTGGGATTGCACGCTCGAAACGGAGGCCGTTTCGAACCGGCATGCGCATGCATTGCGCCTGGGCTTCTCACGCATCAGCGGACTGGCCAGGGCAACTGCCCTGCGCATCATCGCCGCGCGCACACAACAAGCCTTTACCGACGTCGCCGACCTCGTGCAACGTGCCTGCCTCGACGCCCGCGAGCGTGCGCGCCTCGCCGACGCCGACGCGCTGCGCAGCCTCGCCGGCCATCGTCACCAGGCTCGATGGGAAGCTGCCGGCAGCCTGCGCGAAACCGAGGTTCTCGCCGACACGCGCATCCACGAGCAGCACGTGCCGATGCCCGCCCCCTCGCTGCGCAGCGAGGTCATGGCTGATTACGCACACACCGGATTCAGCCTGCGCCGGCACCCGCTCGCCCTCGTGCGCCCATCGCTCGATGCGCACCGCGTGCTGCGCACGCGCGACGCGCTCGGTCTTGCGCATGGCCGTCATGTGCGCTGTGCCGGCATCGTCATCGTGCGCCAACGCCCCGGCACGGCAAAGGGCGTGACCTTCGTGACCATCGAGGACGAGACCGGCATCGCCAACATCATCGTCTGGCGGGCCCTCGCCGAACGACAACGCCGCATCCTGCTCGACACTGTCCTGCTCGGCGTCGAAGGGAAACTGCAATCGAGCCATGGCGTGCAGCACATCGTCGCCGAACGCCTGCTCAACCACGATGCCCTGCTGGCCGGCCTCGACCCGCAGTCGCGGGACTTTCATTGA
- a CDS encoding NAD(P)/FAD-dependent oxidoreductase, whose translation MPTSSRRVAIAGYGTAGQACAILLARDGWSVDVFEQAPATGPVGAGFLLQPVGLQVLWEMGLLDAALAHGRRIDRLYGDTPRGRAVMDMRYGGLDARLFGLGMQRGALFAMLDHAWPGRETIRLGHRIIAVSVDGRHVRDEQGREHGPYDLVIAADGSASRLRAVVGKARLDAPYPWGALWCLLDEGDWPHVNELRQRYRAARRMIGMLPVGTRPDDPVPRVSFFWSLRADRFGRWQDEGIATWRNEVVALWPEVAPHVGTIGDCAQLARARYRDVVLRDWHRGRLVLVGDAAHAMSPQLGQGVNMALLDALALRDALRTHGHIEAALAAYQHERRRHVRIYQFWSRWLTPLFQSERDVLAGLRDLAFAPMGRLPGSRGQMLHVLSGTRLGAFGRLRLPPAFLAELGKCASLG comes from the coding sequence ATGCCCACATCGTCCAGGCGGGTTGCCATCGCCGGCTACGGCACCGCCGGCCAGGCCTGCGCGATCCTGCTCGCGCGCGACGGCTGGTCGGTCGACGTGTTCGAGCAGGCGCCGGCGACCGGCCCGGTCGGCGCCGGCTTCCTGCTTCAGCCGGTTGGCCTGCAGGTACTCTGGGAGATGGGGCTGCTCGACGCCGCCCTGGCGCATGGACGTCGCATCGACCGCCTCTACGGCGACACGCCGCGGGGGCGCGCGGTCATGGACATGCGCTATGGCGGACTCGATGCGCGCCTGTTCGGCCTCGGCATGCAGCGTGGCGCATTGTTCGCCATGCTCGACCACGCCTGGCCGGGCAGGGAAACGATCCGACTCGGTCATCGCATCATCGCGGTCAGCGTGGACGGTCGCCACGTGCGCGACGAGCAGGGCAGGGAACACGGTCCCTACGATCTCGTCATTGCTGCCGATGGTTCGGCCTCACGCCTGCGTGCTGTCGTCGGCAAGGCGCGGCTCGATGCGCCGTATCCGTGGGGCGCGCTGTGGTGCCTGCTCGATGAAGGCGACTGGCCGCATGTCAACGAGCTTCGCCAGCGCTACCGCGCCGCGCGCCGCATGATCGGCATGCTGCCGGTCGGCACGCGGCCGGATGATCCGGTGCCACGCGTCAGTTTCTTCTGGAGCCTGCGTGCCGATAGGTTCGGACGCTGGCAGGACGAAGGCATTGCCACGTGGCGCAACGAGGTCGTCGCGTTGTGGCCCGAGGTCGCGCCCCATGTCGGCACGATCGGTGACTGCGCGCAGCTCGCACGTGCACGCTATCGCGATGTCGTGCTGCGCGACTGGCACCGTGGCCGCCTCGTCCTCGTCGGCGATGCCGCGCACGCGATGAGCCCGCAGCTCGGTCAGGGCGTGAACATGGCCTTGCTCGATGCGCTGGCCTTGCGCGATGCGCTGCGTACGCACGGGCATATCGAAGCCGCACTCGCCGCCTACCAGCACGAGCGCCGCCGCCATGTGCGCATCTACCAGTTCTGGAGCCGCTGGCTGACGCCGCTGTTCCAGTCCGAACGCGATGTCCTCGCCGGCTTGCGTGATCTCGCTTTCGCGCCAATGGGGCGATTGCCCGGATCACGCGGTCAGATGCTGCACGTGTTGAGCGGCACGCGTCTCGGCGCGTTCGGACGCCTGCGCCTGCCGCCGGCTTTCCTGGCGGAACTCGGGAAGTGCGCATCACTCGGTTAG
- a CDS encoding aminotransferase class I/II-fold pyridoxal phosphate-dependent enzyme has protein sequence MNEESPVPIPHSRFLDLSHILNHLGEEREGYHGAVSPPLVQSSIFAFPTVAAMREAFRDEYAAHLYTRGNNPTVSILRKKLAALEGAEDCLVFASGAAAMAAGISTFVRAGEHIVCVARPYSWTRGLLRDLLPRFGVATSFVDGGEVAGFEAALTPSTRLIVLESPNSMTFEQQDLAGIAALARRHGILTLCDNSHATPLNQSPLALGIDLVAHSATKYLNGHSDVVAGALCGREALLREVFKGPYMTYGAILSPHDAWLMIRGLRTLGVRVERIAATTTKVRAFLDAHPRVRKLYAPHAGDNPQLAMTRAQLHGASGLMSIELDVDDIAAVERFCDGLKRFLMTVSWGGYESLVMPLCAVFPAGASLHPAGGLPLNLVRLSIGLEDADALVADLEQALARM, from the coding sequence ATGAACGAAGAATCCCCGGTTCCGATCCCCCATTCCCGATTCCTTGATCTGAGCCACATCCTCAACCATCTCGGTGAGGAGCGCGAGGGCTACCACGGCGCGGTATCGCCGCCGCTGGTGCAGTCTTCGATTTTTGCGTTCCCGACCGTTGCAGCGATGCGCGAAGCGTTCCGCGACGAGTACGCGGCCCACCTGTACACGCGCGGCAACAACCCGACCGTCTCCATCCTGCGCAAGAAGCTCGCCGCGCTCGAAGGGGCCGAGGATTGCCTGGTCTTCGCCAGCGGCGCGGCGGCGATGGCCGCTGGCATTTCCACCTTCGTGCGTGCCGGAGAACATATCGTCTGCGTGGCGCGACCTTACAGTTGGACGCGTGGCCTGCTGCGCGACCTGTTGCCCAGGTTCGGCGTGGCCACAAGCTTCGTCGACGGCGGAGAAGTGGCGGGCTTCGAGGCGGCGTTGACGCCGTCCACACGCCTGATCGTGCTCGAAAGTCCGAACTCGATGACCTTCGAGCAACAGGATCTGGCTGGAATCGCCGCCCTCGCTCGTCGGCACGGCATCCTCACCCTGTGCGACAACAGCCATGCGACACCGCTGAATCAGTCGCCGCTCGCGTTGGGCATCGACCTGGTCGCGCATTCGGCGACGAAATATCTCAACGGCCACAGTGACGTCGTCGCTGGCGCGCTGTGCGGACGCGAGGCGCTGCTGCGCGAGGTGTTCAAGGGGCCGTACATGACCTACGGCGCGATCCTGTCGCCGCATGACGCCTGGCTGATGATCCGTGGCCTGCGCACGCTCGGCGTGCGCGTCGAGCGCATCGCCGCGACCACGACAAAGGTGAGGGCATTCCTCGATGCGCATCCGCGCGTGCGCAAGCTGTACGCGCCGCATGCCGGCGACAATCCACAACTCGCCATGACCCGCGCGCAACTGCACGGTGCGAGCGGTCTCATGTCGATCGAACTCGATGTCGACGACATCGCCGCGGTCGAACGCTTCTGCGATGGCTTGAAGCGCTTCCTGATGACGGTGTCGTGGGGTGGCTACGAATCGCTGGTGATGCCGCTCTGTGCGGTGTTTCCGGCTGGTGCCTCCCTGCATCCGGCCGGTGGCCTGCCGCTGAACCTCGTGCGCCTGTCAATCGGCCTCGAGGATGCCGATGCCCTGGTCGCCGACCTCGAACAGGCGCTGGCACGGATGTAG
- a CDS encoding alanine--glyoxylate aminotransferase family protein: MQSFIPPDVLLLGPGPSPVPPNVLAALARPTIGHLDPRFVGMMDELKDLLRYAFETDNALTLPVSAPGSAGMETAFVNLVEPGDTVVVCRNGVFGGRMRENVVRAGANAVVVDDAFGTPVDPNKVEAALKANPGAKALAFVHAETSTGVESDAEELCRLAREYGALAIVDAVTSLGGIPVRVDAWGADAVYSGSQKCLSAPPGLSPVTFSERAVEVIKSRRTPVQSWFLDLGLVMGYWQGGAARAYHHTAPINMLYALHEALLGLKEEGLEAAFARHRANHERLRDGLAAIGLDLLVAENVRLPQLNAVRVPEGVDEAAVRRRLLQDFSIEIGAGLGELAGRIWRIGLMGAGSTPQNVDRVVGALGECLGRKVA, from the coding sequence ATGCAGAGTTTCATTCCCCCCGATGTGCTGTTGCTTGGGCCGGGCCCGTCGCCGGTGCCGCCGAATGTCCTCGCCGCCCTCGCGCGGCCGACCATCGGTCATCTCGATCCGCGCTTCGTCGGCATGATGGACGAACTCAAGGATCTGCTGCGCTATGCCTTCGAGACCGACAACGCGCTGACCCTGCCGGTATCGGCGCCCGGTTCGGCCGGCATGGAAACCGCCTTCGTCAACCTCGTCGAACCGGGCGATACCGTCGTCGTCTGCCGCAACGGCGTGTTCGGTGGCCGCATGCGCGAAAACGTCGTGCGCGCAGGCGCGAACGCGGTCGTGGTCGACGATGCCTTCGGCACGCCGGTCGACCCGAACAAGGTCGAAGCCGCGCTCAAGGCCAACCCGGGGGCAAAGGCGCTCGCTTTCGTGCACGCGGAAACCTCGACCGGCGTCGAATCCGATGCGGAGGAACTGTGCCGGCTCGCGCGTGAATACGGCGCGCTGGCGATCGTCGATGCGGTGACCAGCCTCGGCGGCATTCCCGTGCGTGTCGACGCCTGGGGCGCCGATGCGGTCTATTCGGGTTCGCAGAAATGCCTGTCGGCACCGCCCGGCCTGTCGCCGGTAACCTTCAGCGAGCGTGCCGTCGAGGTCATCAAGTCGCGCAGGACCCCGGTGCAGAGCTGGTTCCTCGACCTCGGCCTGGTCATGGGCTACTGGCAGGGTGGCGCTGCGCGCGCCTACCACCACACCGCGCCGATCAACATGCTCTATGCGCTGCACGAAGCCCTGCTCGGCCTCAAGGAGGAGGGCCTCGAAGCCGCCTTCGCCCGCCATCGCGCCAACCATGAGCGTCTGCGCGATGGCCTTGCCGCGATCGGCCTCGACCTGCTCGTCGCCGAAAACGTGCGCCTGCCGCAACTCAATGCGGTCAGGGTTCCCGAAGGCGTCGACGAGGCGGCCGTACGCCGGCGGCTTCTGCAGGACTTTTCGATCGAGATCGGCGCCGGCCTCGGCGAACTCGCCGGCAGGATCTGGCGCATCGGCCTGATGGGCGCCGGCAGCACGCCGCAGAACGTCGACCGCGTCGTCGGTGCGCTCGGTGAATGTCTGGGACGAAAGGTGGCTTGA